The Streptomyces sp. V3I7 genome segment ATGCCGGCCAGCAGCACCACGAGCACGAGCACGACCGCGCCCACCGCCTTGGCCCAGCCCGGCAGACGCGTGGACCCGTGCCTGAGGGAAGTCGTCATGTCGACGGTCCTCCTTTCCCTCTCACGGATGCCCACCCCGTGCCCCGCCAGACCTTCCCGTGGGCAGAGCCTCACGGACGGTGCATCACATCGAGCCGTGCCCGCTGCCGCTCACAGCGAGCCGGACGTGGCCTCGCTCTGCCCCAGGGCCGCCTCCAGCGTCGGCTGCGGGGGCAGCAGCCGCGACAGGCCGGTGGCGCGGAACAGCCGCAGGGTCAGCGGGTGGGCGCAGACCAGTCGTAACTGGCCGCCCCCGTCGAGCACCCGGGTGCGGGCCCGGTAGAGCAGGCGCAGCCCCGAGCAGTCGAAGAACTCGATGTGTCCGAGGTCGATGACCA includes the following:
- a CDS encoding anti-sigma factor antagonist, with product MRQEPVPLPGQLRVHRSRGHTVLEFRGEIDIAAATEMAPYLDRVTGRPGARVVIDLGHIEFFDCSGLRLLYRARTRVLDGGGQLRLVCAHPLTLRLFRATGLSRLLPPQPTLEAALGQSEATSGSL